A stretch of the Vigna radiata var. radiata cultivar VC1973A chromosome 9, Vradiata_ver6, whole genome shotgun sequence genome encodes the following:
- the LOC106773206 gene encoding pentatricopeptide repeat-containing protein At2g46050, mitochondrial, translating to MLCKFHLKKQLPFPPIAYSFATRYTHSWSKLRVFMPFPDETNLRDPCTVHLFYANALKVSTKWALFPEGKQLHAHLIKFGFCHVLSLQNQILSLYLKCKETKDAQKLFEELPVRNVVSWNILIRGILGCGNAVENDSNPQLCFSYFKRMLLETVVPDSTTLNGLIGVCIKFRDIDLGFQLHCFAVKLRLDLDCFVGSVLIDLYAKFGLVKNARMVFHVVPQRDLVMWNVMISCYALNRSPEEALGMFNLMRSDCGNGDEFTFSIVLSVCDTLDYYDFGRQLHGHILKQSFDSDVSVATALINMYAKNENITDAHKTFDRMVIRNVVAWNTIIVGCGNCGEGNEVMKLLKEMLHEGVSPDELTISSTISSCGYTCAITETMLVHAFAVKSSFQEFVSVVNSLISAYSKCGSIANASQCFRLAAEPDLVTWSSLISAYAFHGLAKEATETFEKMLSCGVIPDQISFLGVLCACSHSGLVAKGLHYFNLMTSVYQIVPESGHYTCLVDLLGRYGLINEAFEFLRSLPMEAESNTLGAFIGSCNIHANIELAKWAAERLFIIEPEESVNYAVMSNIYASHRHWCDVERVRGMMGKKGDARVPGCSWIENGNRVHSFVSNDKTHPLSYIYGVHAN from the coding sequence ATGCTCTGCAAATTCCATTTAAAAAAGCAGCTTCCTTTCCCTCCAATTGCTTATTCATTTGCCACTCGGTACACCCACTCATGGAGCAAACTCAGAGTTTTTATGCCATTTCCTGATGAAACCAACTTAAGGGATCCTTGCActgttcatttattttatgCCAACGCCCTCAAAGTCTCCACCAAATGGGCTCTTTTTCCTGAAGGAAAACAGTTGCATGCACATTTGATAAAGTTTGGATTTTGCCATGTTCTGTCCCtgcaaaatcagattttgagtCTTTATCTGAAGTGTAAAGAAACTAAAGATGCACAGAAACTGTTTGAAGAATTGCCCGTGAGAAATGTGGTTTCGTGGAACATTCTAATTCGGGGCATTCTTGGATGTGGCAATGCAGTTGAAAATGACTCGAATCCACAGCTctgtttttcttatttcaaaagAATGTTGTTGGAAACGGTGGTTCCGGACAGTACAACTTTGAATGGTCTCATTGGTGTTTGCATAAAGTTTCGTGATATTGACTTGGGTTTCCagttgcattgttttgcagtgaaACTGAGACTTGATTTGGATTGTTTTGTTGGAAGTGTTCTTATTGATTTATATGCTAAATTTGGCTTGGTTAAGAACGCAAGGATGGTTTTTCATGTTGTTCCTCAAAGAGATTTGGTTATGTGGAATGTGATGATTTCATGCTACGCCTTGAATCGTTCACCGGAAGAGGCTCTGGGAATGTTCAACTTGATGCGATCAGATTGTGGAAATGGAGATGAGTTCACTTTTAGCATTGTGCTTAGTGTGTGTGATACTCTGGACTATTATGATTTTGGAAGGCAGCTTCATGGGCACATTCTGAAACAATCATTCGATTCAGATGTGTCAGTAGCTACTGCATTGATTAACATGTATgcgaaaaatgaaaatataactgACGCACACAAAACATTTGATAGGATGGTGATTAGAAATGTTGTGGCTTGGAACACCATTATCGTTGGGTGCGGGAATTGTGGAGAAGGGAATGAGGTTATGAAGCTTCTGAAAGAGATGCTTCACGAAGGGGTTTCCCCTGATGAACTAACTATTTCCAGCACTATTAGTTCATGTGGCTATACTTGTGCCATTACTGAAACAATGCTAGTCCATGCTTTTGCAGTTAAATCCTCATTTCAAGAATTTGTATCTGTTGTTAATTCTCTGATCAGTGCTTACTCCAAGTGTGGTAGCATAGCTAATGCAAGCCAATGCTTCAGATTAGCTGCAGAACCTGATCTTGTTACGTGGAGTTCATTGATAAGTGCATATGCATTCCATGGTCTAGCCAAGGAAGCAACTGAAACATTTGAGAAGATGCTATCTTGTGGAGTAATTCCGGATCAGATTTCTTTTCTTGGTGTTCTCTGTGCTTGTTCTCATTCTGGGCTTGTGGCTAAGGGGCTTCACTACTTTAACTTGATGACCAGTGTGTATCAGATTGTTCCTGAATCAGGGCATTATACCTGCCTTGTTGATCTTCTTGGAAGATATGGTCTTATAAATGAAGCTTTTGAATTCTTAAGGTCACTGCCAATGGAAGCTGAATCGAATACATTGGGAGCATTTATAGGATCCTGCAATATCCATGCAAATATAGAACTGGCTAAATGGGCTGCAGAAAGGCTCTTCATCATAGAACCAGAGGAGAGTGTAAACTATGCAGTCATGTCTAACATTTATGCTTCCCATAGACATTGGTGTGATGTAGAAAGAGTTCGTGGAATGATGGGGAAGAAGGGTGATGCAAGAGTCCCTGGTTGCAGCTGGATTGAAAATGGTAATCGAGTTCATTCGTTTGTATCCAATGATAAGACACACCCTCTCAGTTATATTTATGGCGTTCAtgcaaattaa